Genomic window (Gemmatimonadota bacterium):
CGCGGTCGTGTTCCTGGCGGCGCTCATGCTCCTGCTCTTCGGCTTTGCCCTGGGGCCGGACGCCGAAGCGCTGCGGGGTGCCGCCGCCGGCATACTCTGGCTCACCGTGCTGTTCAGCGGGGTGCTGGCCTTCAACCGCTGCTATCAACTGGAGCTGGAGGGTGGCGCTCTGGAGACGCTGCTGCATTACCCTGGCGACCGCCGTGCCGTGTTCCTGGGCAAGCTGGCGGCCAATCTCGTTTTCGTGCTTCTGGTCGAGGCGATCCTCCTGCCTGCGGCCGCGGTGCTGTACGATCTGCCTATGGCCCGGCCGTTCCCCGGCCTGGCCGGCGTCCTGGTTCTGGGAACCGTCGGCTTCGTCACACTGGGCACCTTCTACGCCGCGATGGCGAGCCGCATCCGGGCGCGCGAGGTGCTCCTGCCGCTCCTGCTCTTTCCCATGCTCGTGCCCTTGCTGGTGGCCGCTGTGGAGGCCACATCCGCGCTGCTGGCAGGCGACGCGATGGGAGACAGCAAAGCATGGCTGCGGCTGATTGGCGTCTTTGATGTTATCTTCTTCGTGGCCTCGCTCTTCGCTTTCGAGTACGTGATCGAAGAATGACACGCATCCTGGGGCTCACGACGGTAGCGCTCGCGCTGGCGCTTTCGCTCTACGGCCTGGCCGCCGCGGTGTTGGGCGTACGCCGGCGCCGGCCCGAGCTGGTGCGCAGCGCGCGTTTTGCCGCTTACACCAACTTCGGGCTGCTCACCCTGGCTAACCTGGCCATGGTGTACGCGCTGGTCACCCACGATTTCAGCATCTCCTACGTGGCGCAGGTGGGCAGCCGGTCGACGCCGCTGTTCTACACCATCATTTCGTTGTGGAGCGCGCTCGAGGGGTCGATCCTGTTCTGGGGGTGGGTCCTGGCCGGTTATACGGCATTGGTCGTGTACTTGAATCGGGAACGGCCGGGCGCACTGGTGCCATACGCGCTGGCCACCATGCTGGGCGTGGGAAGCTTCTTCTACCTGCTGCTGGTCGGGCCGGCCAATCCCTTTGGCCGCATGTTCCCCGTCCCGCCCGATGGGCCGGGGCCGAACCCCTTGCTGCAGAACCATGTCCTCATGGCCGTGCACCCGCCGCTGCTTTACCTGGGCTATGTAGGGATGACCGTGCCCTTCGCGTTCGCGATCGGCGCGCTCCTCTCGGGGAGGCTGGACGACGCCTGGAGCCGGACGACCCGCCGCTGGACCGTCACCGCCTGGATGTTGCTGTCCGCCGCCATCATCGCGGGAATGTGGTGGTCGTACGAAGTGCTGGGATGGGGCGGCTACTGGGCGTGGGATCCAGTCGAGAACGCTTCCTTCATGCCCTGGCTCACGGCAACGGCATTCCTGCACTCGGCCATGGTGCAGGAGCGACGGGACATGCTCAAGGCCTGGACGTTGAGCTTGATTATCGCGACTTTCCTGCTCACCATCCTGGGCACCTTTCTCACGCGCAGCGGGATCCTCTCCTCGGTCCACGCCTTCACCCAGGGCCCCATTGGCCTCTTCTTCCTGGCGTTCATCGCGACGGTGCTCGTATTCTCGCTCGCCCTGCTGGCGGGGCGCAGCAGCGACCTGCGCTCGGCGGGCCGGCTGGACAGCGTGGCATCGCGCGAAACGGTGTTTCTGGTGAACAACCTGCTGTTCGCCGCCTTCACCTTCACCGTCCTGCTGGGAACACTCTTCCCGCTGGTCGCCGAGGCGATGCGCGGCGTGAAGGTCAGTGTGGGCGCCCCGTTCTTTAACCGCATGACGGTGCCGCTGTGCGTGACGCTCCTCTTCCTCGTGGGGGTTGGCCCGGCGCTGCCCTGGCGTGCGGCGGCGCCCGGCTACCTGCGGCAGCGCTTTGCCGCGCCGGCCGGAGCACTCGTGCTGGCCTTCCTCGGCACGCTGGCCGCCGGAGTGCGCGCACCCTACAGCGTCCTGGCCTTCGCCTTCGCCGCCTTCGCGCTGGTAACCAATATCCAGGAATTCGTGGTCGGCACGCGCGCCCGCATGCGGGCACACGGAGAAGGACCCGCTACCGCGCTACGGCGCCTCGTCGGCGCGCAGCCCAGGCGTTACGGCGGCTACGTGGTCCACCTGGGCATCGTTGTAGTGGCGCTCGGCGTTGCCGCCTCGTCCTCTTTCCGCTACGAGCGGGAGGCAACGCTGCGGCCGGGGGCGGTCCTGTCCGTCCGGGACTACCGCATCCGCTTCGATGACCTGTGGGGTCGGGAAGAGCCTCAGCGCTTCGTGGTGGGCGCCAACCTGAGTCTGCTGGATGGAAGGGGCATGGCCAGCGGCCGGCTCTCGCCGCGCCTCAACTTTTACAACAGCACTGGCGAGCCGGTGCCGACGCCCGCCGTCCGCAGCAGACCCCGCCATGATCTGTACGCCACGCTCCTGGCCTTCGAGGAGGATGGCTCCTCGGCTACTTTCTCGTTCTTCATTCAGCCCCTGGTGGCCTGGATCTGGGCTGGCGGGGGCATGGTGGCTCTGGGCGCATTGATCGCGCTCTGGGCCGGCCGGTTGGGGCAGCGCGCCGCCGCGCCAGGGAAGGGGGACGAGGCGTGAACTGGCGGCGGGCTATCCTGGGAGCGCTGGTCGCCGTGCCACTGCTGGCGCTCTTCCTTTTCGGCCTCGGCCGCGTTCCGCGGGCCATTCCTTCGCCGCTGCCAGGCCGTCCCGCCCCGCTCTTTGCCCTCGAATCGCTGGACAGAGGGGATACGGTCCGCCTGGCCGGGCTCCGGGGGCAGGTGGTGGTACTCAACTTCTGGGCGTCGTGGTGCCTGGCCTGCCGGGACGAACACGCAGCCCTGTCCGCTGTGGCCGAAAACTATCGTGATCGGGGCGTGCGCTTCTTTGGCCTCCTCTACAACGACTCGCCGGAGAACGGCCGGCGCTGGATCGAGGAAATGGGCGGCCAGAGCTATCCCTCGCTGATCGACCCTGGCTCCCGCACCGCCATCGATTACGGGCTGTACGGCGTCCCGGAAACCTTCTTCATCACCGCGGATGGCGCCGTGGGGCACAAGCAGATCGGACCGGTGACCGTGCCCCTGCTCGAACGGACGCTGGACGCGCTGCTGGCAAGTCCGCCGGAGACGGCGCGGTGAGCTGGCTGCCGCTGGCCCTGCTGTGGGCGCTGTTGCCCGGGGCCGTAGCGCCACAGGAGCCGATGCCGGACAGCGCGCTCGAGGCGCGGACGCGGCAGGTCGCGGCAGAGCTTCGCTGCCCGGTCTGCCAGGGCCTTTCCATCCAGGATTCGCCCTCCGAGCTGGCGCGAGAAATGCGCGCTGTGGTGAGGGACCAGCTCGCCGCTGGCCGGACGCCTGCGCAGGTAAGAGCTTACTTTGTCAGCAAATATGGCGAGTGGATCCTGCTCCAGCCGCAACCTCAGGGTTTCAACCTGCTCATCTATCTCCTCCCGGCGGCCGCGCTCCTGGGCGGCGGGACGGTCCTAGTGCTCGCCCTGCGGCGCTGGACGCGCCCCCAGGTGCAAACCGCTGCGGCGGGCGAGCCGCGTGCGCCGGCAATGCCCGGCCGTTGAGGGACCCGGTCGCCCTTGGCGCGGTATTACCTCTCTAGATGGTCAAGTTCACACGTACGGCGCCGAATGCCGCCGCACTCGTGAGCTCGATCAATACGTAGGATTGTCGTTCCCCCGCAGCAGAGCGGGATTCACGGCGCGGAGCGGGCATGTACCCGGTACTCATAGAAATTGGCGGCTTCAAGCTGACAACTTTCGGGCTCATGATCTTCCTGTCCTTCCTGGCAGGGGCCTGGGCCCAGGGGGTGCAGCTCGAGCGCCGCGGCTACAGCCGTGAGCTGGCCTGGGAGACGCTCGCGTGGGTCGCCATTGCCGGGATCCTGGGCGCGAAACTGTATTATCTGGGGCTGCACTCGAGGGACCTGCTGGCCAACCCGCTGCGCGAACTCACGGCCCGGGGCGGGCTGGTCTGGTACGGCGGCCTCTTCGGCGGCATCCTCGCCTTCTACTGGCAGGTGCGCAAGCGCAACCTCCCGGTCGCGCCGCTCTTCGACAGTGTCGCACCGGCGCTTGCCCTGGCCTACGCCGTCGGCCGCATCGGCTGTTTCCTGGTCGGCGACGACTACGGGCTGCCCACCAGCAGTTGGGTCGGTATCGCGTTCCCGGAAGGGACGCCGCCCAGCACGGCGGGCTACCTGCGCTCTGTCGGCGCCGACGTCCCTTCCCAGCTCCCAGACTCCGCAATTCTGGCAGTGCATCCGACGCAGCTCTACGAGGTGGCGGCGGCACTCGTGATGTTCGCCATCCTGTGGAAGCTGGCGCGCAGGCGGCTCGCGCCCGGCCGGCTCTTCGCACTCTACCTCGCGTTCTACGGCCTTGAGCGGTTCCTGGTCGAATTCGTGCGCGCCAAGAGCGACCGCTTCATCTTGGGGCTTTCCACCTCGCAGATGGCCAGCCTGGTGCTGCTTGGCGCAGCCACCTACGTGTGGCAGCGGCGTCGGGCAACGCTCGAGAGGCGTCCTGCCCCCGCCCACGCCGGCTAAGTGGTCGAATCCGCAAATACGCCCTGCTCTGGCAGTTCAGGACTGGTGCCGGCGTCCACGGCGGGCCTGTCACCTACCTGGTCGAGGGGGTGCAGTACATCGCTGTCGCTGCAGGCGGGAACCACCAGCTCGACACACCCCGCGGCGATGATCTCTTCGTCTTCGCCCTGCGCGGGCGGGCGGCACAGCAGCCCGCGGCGTCGTACGGGGAGGCGCAGTACGAGCGAAGCGATCCGGTGCGCTATGGCGCTGTCCGCCAGGTTCAGCGCCGTGCGCGCCGTACATCCACGCCTTGACCGGTTCGCATAACGCCGCTAGCTTCGGGCTGGTGGAAGGCCGCAGCCATGCCGCCCGCGTTGCCGTCGGCACGCGGGCGGTGGTGTTCCAGAACCCCCGAATCCGAAGTCGCGACCTATGCCACGACACCCTACTGCGCGGCGGGTGCCGCACCAGC
Coding sequences:
- a CDS encoding heme exporter protein CcmB — its product is MSWRQELGRARAVAWKDLTAERRTKANFNAVVFLAALMLLLFGFALGPDAEALRGAAAGILWLTVLFSGVLAFNRCYQLELEGGALETLLHYPGDRRAVFLGKLAANLVFVLLVEAILLPAAAVLYDLPMARPFPGLAGVLVLGTVGFVTLGTFYAAMASRIRAREVLLPLLLFPMLVPLLVAAVEATSALLAGDAMGDSKAWLRLIGVFDVIFFVASLFAFEYVIEE
- a CDS encoding heme lyase CcmF/NrfE family subunit translates to MTRILGLTTVALALALSLYGLAAAVLGVRRRRPELVRSARFAAYTNFGLLTLANLAMVYALVTHDFSISYVAQVGSRSTPLFYTIISLWSALEGSILFWGWVLAGYTALVVYLNRERPGALVPYALATMLGVGSFFYLLLVGPANPFGRMFPVPPDGPGPNPLLQNHVLMAVHPPLLYLGYVGMTVPFAFAIGALLSGRLDDAWSRTTRRWTVTAWMLLSAAIIAGMWWSYEVLGWGGYWAWDPVENASFMPWLTATAFLHSAMVQERRDMLKAWTLSLIIATFLLTILGTFLTRSGILSSVHAFTQGPIGLFFLAFIATVLVFSLALLAGRSSDLRSAGRLDSVASRETVFLVNNLLFAAFTFTVLLGTLFPLVAEAMRGVKVSVGAPFFNRMTVPLCVTLLFLVGVGPALPWRAAAPGYLRQRFAAPAGALVLAFLGTLAAGVRAPYSVLAFAFAAFALVTNIQEFVVGTRARMRAHGEGPATALRRLVGAQPRRYGGYVVHLGIVVVALGVAASSSFRYEREATLRPGAVLSVRDYRIRFDDLWGREEPQRFVVGANLSLLDGRGMASGRLSPRLNFYNSTGEPVPTPAVRSRPRHDLYATLLAFEEDGSSATFSFFIQPLVAWIWAGGGMVALGALIALWAGRLGQRAAAPGKGDEA
- a CDS encoding redoxin domain-containing protein, with translation MNWRRAILGALVAVPLLALFLFGLGRVPRAIPSPLPGRPAPLFALESLDRGDTVRLAGLRGQVVVLNFWASWCLACRDEHAALSAVAENYRDRGVRFFGLLYNDSPENGRRWIEEMGGQSYPSLIDPGSRTAIDYGLYGVPETFFITADGAVGHKQIGPVTVPLLERTLDALLASPPETAR
- a CDS encoding cytochrome c-type biogenesis protein CcmH, which codes for MSWLPLALLWALLPGAVAPQEPMPDSALEARTRQVAAELRCPVCQGLSIQDSPSELAREMRAVVRDQLAAGRTPAQVRAYFVSKYGEWILLQPQPQGFNLLIYLLPAAALLGGGTVLVLALRRWTRPQVQTAAAGEPRAPAMPGR
- a CDS encoding prolipoprotein diacylglyceryl transferase, which produces MYPVLIEIGGFKLTTFGLMIFLSFLAGAWAQGVQLERRGYSRELAWETLAWVAIAGILGAKLYYLGLHSRDLLANPLRELTARGGLVWYGGLFGGILAFYWQVRKRNLPVAPLFDSVAPALALAYAVGRIGCFLVGDDYGLPTSSWVGIAFPEGTPPSTAGYLRSVGADVPSQLPDSAILAVHPTQLYEVAAALVMFAILWKLARRRLAPGRLFALYLAFYGLERFLVEFVRAKSDRFILGLSTSQMASLVLLGAATYVWQRRRATLERRPAPAHAG